A DNA window from Halomicrobium mukohataei DSM 12286 contains the following coding sequences:
- the flaJ gene encoding archaellar assembly protein FlaJ produces MASNEAENSLNLTLSEIFDDLLDAYRQMHIPLQRYLFFILLPAIAFFLLSAVAALVLDLPMMIRAPIPMLGFLAMAAAIFYPKILISQRRSQLNNRFHLLVTHMTVLATTKIDRMEVFRTLAQEEEYGELANEMHRIVELVDTWNQSLDDACRRRAKEVPSAAVSDFLDRLAYTLGAGQSLEDYLLSEQEQIIQNYTTVYEGTLDNLEVMKDLYLSMVLSMTFALVFAVVLPVLTGTDPTMTVSAVIVMYIFVQSGFYLAIRSMAPYDPVWFHPDDYPSDVENRIEKATYVGVALTAVLIFISLGGMFGVSPITVGDLLFFLDRVPLSMYAAIPITPLLIPGIVIRQEEQRIKGRDDQFPSFIRALGATEGAKQSTTSMVLRTLREKDFGALSPNVDDLYKRLNMRIEPAEAWRYFTADCRSYLIQTFSEMYLIGREMGGSPKLLGELIAANMNEIQALRTQRNQAATTLIGLLYGITAASTFAFFIGLQVVNILSSMSLNLSSNAGFDASTLINTSVYNIPLIEFLLIIIIMFGAMLSALMVRTVDGGHKGNTYMHFVLLAWIGSVTSIATKWLVTQFIGI; encoded by the coding sequence ATGGCATCCAACGAAGCGGAAAACTCCCTGAACCTGACGCTGTCCGAGATCTTCGACGACCTGCTGGACGCGTACCGGCAGATGCACATTCCGCTGCAGCGGTACCTCTTTTTCATTTTGCTGCCGGCGATTGCCTTCTTCCTGCTGAGCGCCGTCGCCGCGCTGGTGCTCGATCTGCCGATGATGATCCGGGCCCCGATCCCGATGCTGGGGTTCCTGGCGATGGCCGCGGCGATCTTCTACCCCAAGATCCTCATCTCACAGCGTCGCAGCCAGCTCAACAACCGCTTTCACCTGCTGGTCACCCACATGACGGTGCTGGCGACGACGAAGATCGACCGCATGGAGGTGTTCCGGACGCTGGCACAGGAAGAGGAGTACGGCGAACTGGCAAACGAGATGCACCGGATCGTCGAGCTGGTCGACACCTGGAACCAGAGCCTCGACGACGCCTGCCGCCGCCGCGCCAAGGAAGTCCCCTCGGCGGCGGTCTCTGACTTCCTCGACCGACTCGCGTACACGCTCGGTGCCGGCCAGTCCCTGGAGGACTACCTCCTCAGCGAACAGGAGCAGATCATCCAGAACTACACGACGGTGTACGAGGGGACGCTGGACAACCTCGAAGTGATGAAGGACCTCTACCTGTCGATGGTCCTCTCGATGACGTTCGCGCTCGTGTTCGCCGTCGTCCTGCCGGTGTTGACCGGGACCGACCCGACCATGACCGTCAGCGCCGTCATCGTCATGTACATCTTCGTCCAGTCTGGCTTCTACCTCGCGATCCGCTCGATGGCCCCCTACGATCCGGTGTGGTTCCACCCCGACGACTACCCCTCCGACGTCGAGAACCGCATCGAGAAGGCGACCTACGTCGGTGTCGCTCTCACCGCCGTCCTCATCTTCATCTCGCTGGGGGGGATGTTCGGCGTCTCACCGATCACGGTGGGTGACCTCCTCTTTTTCCTCGATCGGGTCCCGCTCTCGATGTACGCCGCCATCCCGATCACGCCACTGCTGATTCCCGGGATCGTCATCCGACAGGAGGAACAGCGGATCAAGGGTCGCGACGACCAGTTCCCGAGCTTCATCCGCGCGCTGGGCGCGACCGAAGGCGCGAAGCAGTCGACCACCTCGATGGTCCTGCGAACGCTCCGAGAGAAGGACTTCGGCGCGCTGTCGCCCAACGTCGACGACCTCTACAAGCGACTCAACATGCGCATCGAGCCCGCCGAGGCCTGGCGATACTTCACCGCCGACTGCCGATCGTACCTGATTCAGACGTTCTCGGAGATGTACCTTATCGGCCGCGAGATGGGCGGCTCGCCGAAACTGCTGGGCGAACTGATCGCGGCCAACATGAACGAGATCCAGGCGCTGCGCACTCAGCGCAACCAGGCCGCAACGACCCTGATCGGGCTCCTGTACGGTATCACTGCGGCGTCGACGTTCGCCTTCTTCATCGGCCTGCAGGTCGTCAACATCCTCTCGTCGATGTCGCTGAACCTCTCCTCGAACGCCGGGTTCGACGCCAGCACCCTGATCAACACCAGCGTCTACAACATCCCGCTGATCGAGTTCCTGCTGATCATCATCATCATGTTCGGCGCGATGCTGTCGGCGCTGATGGTCCGCACCGTCGACGGCGGCCACAAGGGCAACACCTACATGCACTTCGTCCTGCTGGCCTGGATCGGCAGCGTCACCTCGATCGCCACCAAGTGGCTGGTGACGCAGTTTATCGGCATCTAA
- a CDS encoding type II/IV secretion system ATPase subunit gives MTDHGRPKPSDELRQVAARRPHLRDHLKKFKQITGEFPEFIEEADDDYESDRPNVLYPVGGPIFCHVYGDIGQDMKYYAIEPELDEDESVVFSKVRNKLLQKSVNKPAPQNENEYDDRIEELLQESTKIRDEDGNDGVLTRIANLGSVGQVEVTESTYENILYRLNRDIVGLGPLEPVMRDPANEDIHVIGRQECHVDHEVYGMLETTVEWESEAAFDQWLRNMGERMGDPVSDSDPIVDSTLPDGSRLNLIYSDDVSAKGPSLTIRQGTETPLSIFQITKWNTLSPELSAYLWLALENEQTVFVVGETASGKTTTLNSIMSFIPRDSKIYTAEDTAEVLPPHDTWQKLLTREGEDEGTSVDMFDLVAAALRSRPDYIIVGEVRGEEGRMAFQAAQTGHPVMLTFHASDIVSMIQRFTGEPINVPETFMDVADIALFQNRVKQGDDVLRRVTSVQEIEGYSKEMDGVVTRQAFNWDPVEDEINFQAMNNSYVLEEQIATLLGYEDTREIYGELEFRANIIRRAIQENIVGYHEVNQLIEDFQRDGVEGLPFTIARPD, from the coding sequence ATGACAGATCACGGACGACCCAAGCCATCCGACGAACTTCGACAAGTAGCGGCGCGACGACCACACCTGCGAGACCACTTGAAGAAGTTCAAGCAGATCACCGGCGAGTTCCCCGAGTTCATCGAGGAGGCCGACGACGACTACGAGTCCGACCGGCCAAACGTCCTCTACCCCGTCGGTGGCCCCATCTTCTGTCACGTCTACGGCGACATCGGACAGGACATGAAGTACTACGCCATCGAGCCGGAACTCGACGAAGACGAGTCGGTCGTCTTCAGCAAAGTCCGGAACAAGCTCCTCCAGAAGTCCGTCAACAAGCCCGCACCACAGAACGAAAACGAGTACGACGACCGGATCGAGGAACTGCTCCAGGAGTCGACCAAGATCCGCGACGAGGACGGCAACGACGGCGTCCTGACCCGTATTGCCAACCTCGGTAGCGTCGGACAGGTCGAAGTCACCGAGAGCACGTACGAGAACATCCTCTATCGGCTCAACCGCGACATCGTCGGCCTCGGACCGCTCGAACCAGTGATGCGTGACCCGGCAAACGAGGACATCCACGTCATCGGTCGCCAGGAGTGCCACGTCGACCACGAGGTCTACGGCATGCTCGAAACCACCGTCGAGTGGGAGTCCGAGGCGGCCTTCGACCAGTGGCTGCGAAACATGGGCGAGCGGATGGGCGACCCGGTCTCTGACTCCGACCCGATCGTCGACTCGACGCTGCCGGACGGGTCGCGTCTGAACCTGATTTACTCCGACGACGTGAGCGCGAAGGGACCCTCGCTCACGATCCGTCAGGGGACCGAGACGCCGCTGTCGATCTTCCAGATCACCAAGTGGAACACGCTCTCCCCGGAGCTGTCGGCGTACCTCTGGCTCGCGCTGGAAAACGAGCAGACGGTCTTCGTCGTCGGGGAGACGGCCTCTGGGAAGACGACGACGCTGAACTCCATCATGTCGTTCATCCCGCGGGACTCGAAGATCTACACCGCCGAGGACACCGCCGAGGTGCTGCCGCCCCACGACACCTGGCAGAAACTCCTCACGCGCGAGGGCGAAGACGAGGGGACCAGCGTCGACATGTTCGACCTCGTGGCGGCCGCGCTGCGTTCCCGCCCCGACTACATCATCGTGGGCGAGGTCCGTGGCGAGGAGGGTCGGATGGCGTTCCAGGCCGCACAGACCGGCCACCCGGTCATGCTGACGTTCCACGCCAGCGACATCGTCTCGATGATCCAGCGCTTTACCGGCGAACCGATCAACGTCCCGGAGACGTTCATGGACGTGGCCGACATCGCACTGTTCCAGAACCGCGTCAAGCAAGGCGACGACGTGCTCCGCCGCGTCACCTCGGTCCAGGAGATCGAGGGCTACTCCAAGGAGATGGACGGCGTCGTCACCCGACAGGCGTTCAATTGGGACCCTGTCGAAGACGAGATCAACTTCCAGGCGATGAACAACTCCTACGTCCTCGAAGAGCAGATCGCGACGCTGCTTGGCTACGAAGACACCCGCGAGATCTACGGCGAACTGGAGTTCCGGGCCAACATCATCCGCCGGGCGATCCAGGAGAACATCGTCGGCTACCACGAAGTGAACCAACTGATCGAGGACTTCCAGCGTGACGGCGTGGAAGGGCTCCCCTTCACGATCGCGCGCCCCGACTGA